From Sporohalobacter salinus:
TTCAGAAGTATATTCTCTAACACTTCGCCGCGATAAAATCGCTTCCATTTTTCACACCCCCTGCTTTCTAATATCCATACATTACTATAATTCCAAATTAATCATAAATTATTCTAATAATGTACTATACCTACTTAAATATCAAAACATTTTTAATTTTTATTCTCAATTAACAGAATATTTCTAACCTGAGCTAATACTTTCTTAGAAATTAAAGCAGCAACAATAGCTAAAAATAAATCCCCAGGAACTGGCACCAAAAATCCAATCTGAACAGCTTTCATTAAACTAAAGCTCTTACCAATAATAAAATTAAAATTGAAATAAAGATATGAAACTCCAAGGATATAAACCACAGTTAAACCAGCTAAATTAGCAATTAGAAAATGAATAAATTTTTTTTCTTGAATATTATCAATTATCTTTCCTATTACATATGCTCCTAAAGCAAATCCAACTAAGTAGCCAAAAGTAGGCTGGAAAACATAACTTGGCCCCCCTCCATGAACAAAAATAGGAACCC
This genomic window contains:
- a CDS encoding biotin transporter BioY, yielding MDLEIKEVILVGLFAALTAVGAFIRIPIPYVPFTLQILFVLFAGSLLGSRLGLLSQVVYILTGLVGVPIFVHGGGPSYVFQPTFGYLVGFALGAYVIGKIIDNIQEKKFIHFLIANLAGLTVVYILGVSYLYFNFNFIIGKSFSLMKAVQIGFLVPVPGDLFLAIVAALISKKVLAQVRNILLIENKN